Within the Cervus canadensis isolate Bull #8, Minnesota chromosome 17, ASM1932006v1, whole genome shotgun sequence genome, the region tgagagcacagagtcctaatcattgagccaccagggaattccctggagatcTTATTTAACTGTAGAATCAACCTCAATAGGCCTGGTTTGGGCTGATTCTGCACTTCCACAAACACCCAGGTGATGCTGACGTTGCTGGTCACATAGAGCACAGGTAAGCAGTTAGGTCCAGGAATATTGCCTTCATTCACAAAGCTGAAGCTGGTTTGTCAGCATTTCTTTGGATTTCCAGCCTGTGGGAAGGAGTAGACAGGAAGTAAAGGGGCAAGTAGCTTCCTTATGAGAACATGACCCAGATGGTATAGACATTCTTTCCATGTACTTCTCATTGGCCAGAAATGTGGTCATTTGATCCCTCAgttgcaagggaggctgggaaatgtaggcTAGAGGTAAAATTTGAAGAATTCTATTAACTAAGAGGAAGATGGTGAGAACAAATACAAGGGAATTATAAACAGTGTCTGCCATGATATTTAAAGAGAATTTAAGTCAAGACAGGATCTGtgagaatatttttccttttatgctaCTTATATGTGAGAAACACTAGTCTGAAGTAGAATCTAAAGTGTATACTTCCTTAGCACTCATGCCAATCTGTCCCTTGTCTACCTTTTCAGTGATCACACCCTTTGTGCCAGTTCTTTTGAATGATTTGCTTTTGCCTGAAGAAACACATTCTCATACCCCTGTGTCATGGTTTCCTTTGTCCTTCCACATCAGCCATCCTAATTTAGGCTCATTGGCAAAGCTGTATTGCTAAACAAGAGAAGCTTAGGCAGgggttttgagaatttttttttaaaagaatcttttattacttttatgtaCAGAAAGCTCAGTGGTGCACACTCAGCCCAGTTTGGTGGCCAGCTTTTTGGCCTTCACCTTTTCCAGCTTGGCGATGAGAGCCACTGACTTCAGCCTCAGAACATTGCCTCCCCAGTGGTGGCAGATCTTGTCATACCTATCATTGTAATTGGTCCTGATGGCTTCCACCAGCTTAGCCAGGGCACTCTTGTCCTCCGAGTTGACTTGTGTGAAGGCCGCGATGGTGCAGGTCTTCCTGTGGATCAGGCGCCCCAGCCTGGCCTTCCCCTTGATGATGCAGTAGGGAACCCCTATCTTTCGGCACAGTGTGGGCAGGAAGACCATGAGCTTGATGGGATCCATGTCATGAGCAATTACCACCAGATGAGCATTCTTGTTCTCCACCAAGGTGGTGACAGTGTTGACCCCTGCTCGAAGGACAGGTGACCTCTTGGTGGGCAGCTTGCTGGAAGTTTTCTCCTCTCGGGCCAGCAACCTCTGCTCCTTCTCTTGCTTTGTCTCTGGACTGTACTTGTGGGCCAGCTTAAGTAGTTGAGTAGATGTTTGTTGGTCCAAGGCCTGGGTGAATTGGTTAATTGCAGGAGGCACTTTCAGCCGCTTATAGAGAATAGCCATTTGCTGCTGCAGCTGGATGTAGCGGGGCCATTTGACGAAGCAGTTGAGGTCCCTTTTGGGTTGGATGTCCTGTCCAGTGCCAAAATTCTTGGACCTTTTCTCGAAAAGGGGGTTGACCACCTTCTTGGCCTCCTGCTTCTTCACCATAGCGGGAGCCAGGGCCGCCTTCTTCCCCTTCAGCATCTTGAAGGGctgacagaaagagagagaattttttttttttttaacagagacaCCCACTTCGAGAATGGATAGATAAGCACAGGTGATTATTTGTTTGAAACCTCTCACACCTTCTATTCTACTGATGAGAGCTATGAGCTCACCTTCACACTTGAAATGCACAGCTCCACGTTCTAGACCCTGTCTATTCTCCAACGCCCCTGCAACATGAGGGGAAGGCCCACAGAGTTAAAGTGAGTTTTTGCTATATAGAGattctatgacaaacctaggagTGAAACAGCTTGGATTCTATTGGAAGATGTTATTGACTCATTGGGAAGACTTCAGATACTCAATGTAATTAACTTCCTTACAGAatactagtttatttttttaaacaggctGGAATATGTATCAGGCTAAGATTTTCTTTCACTTGAGAATATTTTACAGTTGCCTACTGGTCATCAAAATTGagagtgtgtatgcatgtattctagaagaaatataaaactcctttaatttttttttttgtttatattagAGTAGAATAGaattagaatagaatagaatagaatcgTTAGAATAGAATTCTCAAGAAAATTTTCCTGGATGCAACTATACTTCATGATATTTCTTTGAGGAAACAACAAATCAACAAAAACTttccataaaatttaaagaactCACTgcattaagaaatatttatttttatttggctgtactgggtcttagttgcagcctgtgggatatTTAGTTGCTAGTTGAagtatgtggggtcttagttccctcatcaggctagaacctgtgccccctgcagtggaagtcctaaccactggattgccagggaagtctcttatttctatttttacgTATTTTATCCTTGTTATATCAGGAGCTCATCATTGTTCTTTTTATAATGATAATATACTTACTGTTTTCTATACTTGTTTCCAATGGCCTCATTGATTCATTTACCAAGTAGATCTAATGgttgaatttaaaatatagtatCATACATGAATGAAAATGTAATACCTTTAAATACTCTGGGTTTccctgtggttcagatggtaaaaaatctgcctgcagtgtggaagacccaggttctatccctgggttgggaagatcccctggagaagggaatagcagcccattccagtagtcttgcctggaaaaatcccatggacagaagagcctggtgggctacagcccatggggttgcaaagagtcagacatgactgaagcaacttagcgtgacATATCAAGAGTGTAGCCCCTGGCAGCCAGGAGCTACTGATTTAAAGGCAGACAAAAATAACGGCAACAAAAAAATGATGTTCAAACTGGGCTACAGGAAATGCTTTTGCTGCCCAGTCCTTATGCTAGTCCAGTGTTTGTCCTCTTCATTCCATGTCTTCAGATTGCCCCTTTGGCATCTTTCAGCAGAGTTGTACATCGCAGTGTGGACTCCCTGGTGCTAGTACTGGAGCGGCAGTGTCTCCCCGGTCTTCCACGTGGAGAATGATGCATAGGAAAGGGAGCTGAGATGTTTTCCTGTGCGTTAGGGGTAGTGCAAAAGAGAGAAAGTGGGTTTGAAACCTAAGGTAAGATTTTGGcttctcttggcctcagtttttcatctgtaaaatgggggtgataatACTTGCATTATAAGATGATGTCATGATTATATGGGGGCGGAGAGGAAGGGTGCAAACGCTTACAGCAGTGCCGGGCATGAAGTAGTTGCAGTTTGTTTCTTGTCCTCTTTGTAAGCCTCTCTAGCACACTCAGAACAGTGTGTTTCTCCCTGGAAAAAGGCTGTATTAGTTGTTAAGCTGCTCCAGGGACCCAGTCAATAGACTAAGAATTATGGTCCCTGGAGTAAATCGACCTATTGTTATTAAATTGCCTTGGCCCTGCTAGTTTCTGGAGTTGTCATTTTGCACTGTAAttgatttccagttttcttcctaCCCTTCTCTTGCAGATGTAGGCACTAGATGGCGCCATTTTACCAAGTATCAATGGCTTTCACAAACGGCATACCTTGTTTTACTTGTccagtgctaaaaaaaaaaaaacagttcttaCAGTCTGCTTCAGCATAGCCATATGTTCCAGGACATGAAAGAAATCCCTTTACAATTCTGTATTTCCTTCATTTATAATAGGGAATGTGTGATGCTTAGAAATCACCCAGAACTTCACATATTTGATTTGGTTTAGAGGACAGATTTTCTTTTGGAGTAGATTAAAAGGGAAACGATAAATTTGATTGGAATAGGAAAATGAAATGTTTGAGGAGGGGGTCACATAAACATGGATTACTTTGTTTAAAGAATGGATAAGTAATCTCATGGTAGACTCTAACAATGAAGTGCTTCTGGGGAAAAGGCTAAGCAATTGTTACTCTCCACCACAGGAAGAAT harbors:
- the LOC122455329 gene encoding 60S ribosomal protein L7a-like, producing MLKGKKAALAPAMVKKQEAKKVVNPLFEKRSKNFGTGQDIQPKRDLNCFVKWPRYIQLQQQMAILYKRLKVPPAINQFTQALDQQTSTQLLKLAHKYSPETKQEKEQRLLAREEKTSSKLPTKRSPVLRAGVNTVTTLVENKNAHLVVIAHDMDPIKLMVFLPTLCRKIGVPYCIIKGKARLGRLIHRKTCTIAAFTQVNSEDKSALAKLVEAIRTNYNDRYDKICHHWGGNVLRLKSVALIAKLEKVKAKKLATKLG